A segment of the Amycolatopsis thermophila genome:
GTCCCGCCGTGGACACGCCGGCCGCCGACATGTGTGTATAGTGTGTGTATGGCAAGGCTGAACGTCTACGTGCCGGACGAGCTGGCGAACCGCGCGAAGGCCGCCGATCTCAACGTGTCGGCGCTCGTGCAGGCCGCGATCGCCGACGAACTGCAACGCCGTGCCACCGACTCCTGGCTGGACGCTCTCCCGGTGCCGCGCGGTGCGGTGGCCCACGATGCGGCCATGACGGCTCTTGACGCCGCTCGGGCGGACCTGGCCGGCGATGACTGACGTTCCCGCGGAGATCGTGGTCCTGGACGCCTCGGTTCTCGTCGACCTGCTCGCGGGCACCGACCTGGCGGCGGCGGCCAAGGAGCGCCTCCCCGGCACCGTCCTGCACGCGCCGGCTCACCTGGACGCCGAAGTCCTGTCCGCCCTGGGCAGGCTCGAGCGTGCGGGGCACCTGGGCGCGACGGATGTCGAGGCGGCGCTGGCGTCCCTGGCGACCATCCCGCTCACCCGCCACCCGGTCGTGGAGCTCGTGCCCGGCGCGTGGGCGCGGCGGGCGGATCTGCGTCTGGTCGACGCGCTGTACGTCGAACTCGCCGCCCGCCTGCGCACCCGCGTGCTCACCACGGATCATCGCCTCGCCCGGGCGACCCCGCTCGCCGAGGGGATCGGCCGCTGAGGCCGGCGGGAGAGCGGAGGTGGACGGGAATCGAACCCGCCAGGCCGGGATCCCCGGCCTCGTCGGTTTTGAAGACCGCGGCGTCCACCAGGGCGCAGACACCTCCCTCGGCCGGCCCCATGCTAGCCGCACGGAGATCAGCGTGCGCGCCGGACGCGGCGGCACCGCCGGTTCCCGGCGGCCGGCGCCGCTGACCGGAGATGTGCGGGAGCCTCCCCACCGGCCGCGGCCGGATCAGGACCGCGGCCGTCCGGAGGCGACCCGCGGGGTCGCGTTCACAGGTCGGGCAGGTGCTGCGGCCGGCCGATCAGCGGGGCCAGCGGATCACCGGTGTCGCGGACGCGGTCGAGGACGGTGCGGATCGTCCAGCCGTCCGGCCGCAGGGCGGGGTCGTCGAGCTCGTCCCACGTGATCGGCACCGACACGGGCGCCCCGGGCGCCGGGCGCGGGCTGAACGGCGCGACCAGCGTCTTGTTGATCGCGTTCTGGGTGTAGTCGAGGCGGGCGAGGCCGCCGCGCTCGTTCTTGTACCAGCGCCAGCTCACCAGGTCGGGCAGGACGCGGCCGACGACCCGGGACACCTTCTCGACCCACGCGCGGGTGTCGTCGAAGGTGTAGCCGGCCGCGACGGGCACCCAGATCTGGATGCCGCGCTGCCCGGTGACCTTGGGCATGCCCGCGACGTCCAGGTGCTCCAGCGCCGTGCGGTAGAGGCGGGCGAGCTCGACGACGTCGTCGAAGCCGGTGGTCGTTCCCGGGTCGATGTCGATCAGTGCCCAGGTGGGCTGCCGCACGTCGGGCAGCCGCGAGGTCCACGGGTGCAGCTCGACCCCGCCGAAGTTCACCATCCACACCAGGGCGGGCACGCTGTCGAGCACCGCGTAGCACTGCGTTTCGCCCGGATCCGCGTCCGGGTTCTGCCAGCGGGTGAGCCAGTCCGGGGCGTGGCCGGGAACCTCCTTGTGCCAGAAGCCCGGCCGGTCCACGCCGTCGGGGTAGCGGTGCGCGTTGACCGGCCGCCCGGCGAGGTAGGGCAGCATGAACGGGGCGATCCGGGCGCTGTAGCGGATGAGTTCCCGCTTGGTGACGGGCGGCTCGCGACCGGTCCCCGGGAAGAGCACCTTGTCCAGGTTGGTGAGCTTGAGCGTGCGGCCGGCGACCGTCCAGGTGCCGCTCTTGCCGAGGTCGTCGAGTGCGGCGAGCTCGTCGTCGTCCGGCGCGTCCCACCGGCCGACGGGCGCGGCCAGGGGCACCTCGGCCTGGTCGGCCGGCACGTCGCTGCGCCACATCGCCTCCGGCGCCGCGGCCACCTCGTCGTTGGTGCGGCCGGTTTTCACCGAGCGCGGCAGCTCCTCGGGGTCCCAGCCGGGCCGGGCGTGGTCGTCGTGCTTGTGGATGAGCAGCCACTGCTCGTCCCCCCGCCCGGTGCGGACGAGCGCGAACCGGCCGGCCAGCTTCTCGCCCCGCAGGTCGAAGTGCAGCTCGCCGCCCGCGATCGCGCGCACCGGATCGGTGTCGTCGGCCGGTTCCCAGGTGCCCCGGTCCCAGACGATCACGTCGCCGCCGCCGTACTGGCCCTTCGGGATGACGCCTTCGAAGTCGGCGTATTCCATCGGGTGGTCCTCGACGTGCACCGCGAGCTGGCGCACCCCCGGGTCCAGCGTCGGCCCCTTCGGCACCGCCCAGCTGGCCAGCACCCCGTCGACCTCCAGCCGGAAGTCGTAGTGCAGCCGCCGGGCTCGGTGCCGCTGCACGACGAACCGGCGGCCCGGCCCCGGGGTCGCCGGCGCGCCGGCCGGCTCCCCGGTCACCGAGAAGTCCCGCTTGGCCCGGTACGACGACAGCCGGTCGCGGTCACCCCTGCTCCGGCTTCGCGCGCTCACCACCGGGAAATACCCAGACCGGCGCCGGCCATGCCGGGCACCGGCCGCCCGGTCAGCCGATCACCGCCATCGCG
Coding sequences within it:
- a CDS encoding type II toxin-antitoxin system VapC family toxin — encoded protein: MTDVPAEIVVLDASVLVDLLAGTDLAAAAKERLPGTVLHAPAHLDAEVLSALGRLERAGHLGATDVEAALASLATIPLTRHPVVELVPGAWARRADLRLVDALYVELAARLRTRVLTTDHRLARATPLAEGIGR
- the ligD gene encoding non-homologous end-joining DNA ligase LigD; this translates as MSARSRSRGDRDRLSSYRAKRDFSVTGEPAGAPATPGPGRRFVVQRHRARRLHYDFRLEVDGVLASWAVPKGPTLDPGVRQLAVHVEDHPMEYADFEGVIPKGQYGGGDVIVWDRGTWEPADDTDPVRAIAGGELHFDLRGEKLAGRFALVRTGRGDEQWLLIHKHDDHARPGWDPEELPRSVKTGRTNDEVAAAPEAMWRSDVPADQAEVPLAAPVGRWDAPDDDELAALDDLGKSGTWTVAGRTLKLTNLDKVLFPGTGREPPVTKRELIRYSARIAPFMLPYLAGRPVNAHRYPDGVDRPGFWHKEVPGHAPDWLTRWQNPDADPGETQCYAVLDSVPALVWMVNFGGVELHPWTSRLPDVRQPTWALIDIDPGTTTGFDDVVELARLYRTALEHLDVAGMPKVTGQRGIQIWVPVAAGYTFDDTRAWVEKVSRVVGRVLPDLVSWRWYKNERGGLARLDYTQNAINKTLVAPFSPRPAPGAPVSVPITWDELDDPALRPDGWTIRTVLDRVRDTGDPLAPLIGRPQHLPDL
- a CDS encoding type II toxin-antitoxin system CcdA family antitoxin, which gives rise to MARLNVYVPDELANRAKAADLNVSALVQAAIADELQRRATDSWLDALPVPRGAVAHDAAMTALDAARADLAGDD